In one Corallococcus sp. EGB genomic region, the following are encoded:
- a CDS encoding SDR family oxidoreductase — translation MEVIQAGKGPMRIAVTGANGDYGKLLLPRLEADPGVESILVLDTKEPQGMSKGEFHRVDLTRYDAEGELTDALTERPVDALFHLAFLFGPILNGPLAHELEVIGTMNVLTAVGRARLPRLVVPSLTVTYGARGNNPALLREGSPLFGCPNSRFVNDKVEVEGQVRAFRERHPDTRTLVLRFAPLLGPSLDNPATRLLSHAVVPTLLGFDPLWQAVHEEDAGRALHLALRAEAAGDFNIVGRGVLPLSGLIRQAGARPLPLPGPLFRAALRALGAVGASTLPVALLDYMHYSWVADGERAESALGFVPLHHVRDAASALRRSQS, via the coding sequence ATGGAAGTGATCCAAGCAGGCAAGGGCCCGATGCGCATCGCGGTGACAGGCGCCAATGGCGACTACGGCAAGCTGCTGCTGCCGAGGCTGGAAGCCGATCCCGGCGTGGAGAGCATCCTCGTGCTGGACACGAAGGAGCCCCAGGGGATGAGCAAGGGGGAGTTCCACCGCGTGGACCTCACCCGCTACGACGCGGAAGGGGAACTGACGGACGCGCTCACCGAGCGCCCCGTGGACGCCCTCTTCCACCTGGCGTTCCTCTTCGGGCCCATCCTCAACGGCCCGCTGGCGCACGAGCTGGAAGTGATTGGCACCATGAACGTGCTGACGGCGGTGGGCCGCGCCCGTCTGCCGAGGCTGGTGGTGCCGTCGCTGACCGTGACGTACGGCGCGCGGGGCAACAACCCGGCGCTCCTGCGTGAGGGCTCGCCGCTGTTCGGCTGTCCCAACAGCCGGTTCGTCAACGACAAGGTGGAGGTGGAGGGCCAGGTGCGCGCGTTCCGCGAGCGGCACCCGGACACGCGCACGCTGGTGCTGCGGTTCGCGCCCCTGCTCGGCCCCAGCCTGGACAATCCGGCGACGCGGTTGCTGTCGCACGCGGTCGTGCCCACGCTCCTGGGATTCGACCCGCTCTGGCAGGCGGTGCATGAAGAGGACGCGGGCCGGGCGCTGCACCTGGCCCTGCGGGCGGAGGCCGCCGGGGACTTCAACATCGTCGGGCGCGGGGTGCTGCCACTGTCGGGGCTCATCCGCCAGGCGGGCGCACGACCCCTCCCCCTGCCGGGGCCGTTGTTTCGTGCTGCACTTCGCGCGCTCGGGGCGGTAGGGGCGAGCACGTTGCCGGTGGCCCTGCTCGACTACATGCATTACTCCTGGGTCGCGGACGGGGAGCGCGCCGAGTCCGCGCTGGGGT